The bacterium region AGGTTTCCAAGCCTGTTACCATAGCTGAGACAATTAAACAGAAATCCAGGGCGCAGGACAGTTCCATGCGCCGTATGGGCTGCGGCGCGCGGGAGCTGACCGCGCCGGGCCTCTCCCCTCCACCCTTTTCGACAGTCGGACAGACATGGACACGCAGACCTGCATTGCCGGCATCGATGTCGGCGGAACGACTATCACCAGCGGACTGATCAGTCCGCGGGGCGAGCTGCTCGATCATTTCACCCGTCCCACCGAGAGCCAGCTCGGCCCGGACCGGGCGATGGAGAATATCCTGGCCTCGATCCGCGACATAATTGCCCGGGCCGGCAGCCGTCGCGTGCTGGGAATCGGACTGGGCACTCCCGGAGCGATCGATGTCCAGCGCGGGCTGGTGATGTACTGCGCGCCCAATATCCCCAACTGGACCGGCCGCCAGATCAAGGAGCCGATCGAGAAGACGTTCGGGCTGCCGACTTTCGTGGACAACGACGCCAAGTGCGCGGTGATGGGCGAGGCCACTTTCGGGGCCGGCGCCGGGCTGAGGCACGTGTTCGTGGTCACCCTGGGCACTGGGATCGGCGGCGGCGTGGTGCTGAATAAGCGTATCCACCGTGGGGCCAATTACTGCGCCGGCGAGATCGGCCACGCCGTGGTGCAGATCGGCGGACGGCGCTGCCCCTGCGGCATCGAGGGCCACCTGGAGGCCTACCTTTCCTCCAAGGGCATCGTGGGCCAGGTGCGCGAGGCCGTGGCCACCGGTCGCTCCACCCGGCTGACCGAGTCCGCGGGCCGCGACCTGGAGCGCCTGACCGCCAAGATGGTGCTGGATGCCTCCCGCGAGGGCGAGCCCCTGGCCCGCGAGGTGATCGACCTGTCCTGCCACTACATGGGCATGGCCCTGGCGCATTTCGCCATGGTGTTCGACCCCGAGACCATGGTCCTGAGCGGCGGGATCGCCCAGGCTTGGGATGTGATTTTCGAGCCCATCCAGAACGCCTACGAGCGCTACCTTTTCTACCGTCAGCTCCGCATGGCCCCCATCGTGCCCGCGCGACTGGGGTTCGAGGCCGGGATGGTGGGAGCGGCGGCGATGGCGCTGGTCGAGCTGGAGCTGGACAAACAGAGCTGAGAGCACGCCCGGAATCAGTTCCGGGCTTACGGGTGAACAGGACGGAGAACCGGACCGGAAGCATGAAAAAAGTGTTTGCCTTCGATTTCGATGGAGTGCTGAGCGAAAGCCTTCTTGAAGCGTATCTCATCACCTGGCGCATCAGCGGCGCCGTACTGCCGGAGCTGGCCTCCTCCGAGCCCCGGCCCGACCTGGAGTCGATCCAAGTCTTCCGCGACAGCCACAAGGCGCACTGGGAGCATTTCTCGGCCCTGGTGCCGTTCGGCAACCGTTGCGAGGATTATCTGGTGATTCAGTCCGCGGTGCACGAGAACCGCCGCCTGGCGACCCAGGCTGAGTTCGACGGCTACCGTCGACGGTTCGAGCCCTGGCTGGAGGCATTCCACGCCGAGTTCTACCGTGAACGCTACGCGCTGACCGCGGCCGACCAGTCGCGCTGGCTGGCACTCAACGCGGCCTATCCCGGCATCCCGGAGGCCCTGGCCG contains the following coding sequences:
- a CDS encoding ROK family protein, which translates into the protein MDTQTCIAGIDVGGTTITSGLISPRGELLDHFTRPTESQLGPDRAMENILASIRDIIARAGSRRVLGIGLGTPGAIDVQRGLVMYCAPNIPNWTGRQIKEPIEKTFGLPTFVDNDAKCAVMGEATFGAGAGLRHVFVVTLGTGIGGGVVLNKRIHRGANYCAGEIGHAVVQIGGRRCPCGIEGHLEAYLSSKGIVGQVREAVATGRSTRLTESAGRDLERLTAKMVLDASREGEPLAREVIDLSCHYMGMALAHFAMVFDPETMVLSGGIAQAWDVIFEPIQNAYERYLFYRQLRMAPIVPARLGFEAGMVGAAAMALVELELDKQS
- a CDS encoding HAD family hydrolase, which codes for MKKVFAFDFDGVLSESLLEAYLITWRISGAVLPELASSEPRPDLESIQVFRDSHKAHWEHFSALVPFGNRCEDYLVIQSAVHENRRLATQAEFDGYRRRFEPWLEAFHAEFYRERYALTAADQSRWLALNAAYPGIPEALAALSGRFDLAIATSKDGRSVNALLATYGVERFFRPGSLVDKSAGESKRAHLAALRGIFGVEYHDIFFIDDKVSHLIDCDGLGVRCFLAGWGYNGLAERREAAARGFQVLDVPALAAIEP